The following proteins are co-located in the Hyalangium minutum genome:
- the mmsA gene encoding CoA-acylating methylmalonate-semialdehyde dehydrogenase yields MSYVQLPDSPIIGRNLVGGEWVTPTGAEMLDVRSPYTGGVIGRVPMTSAAGVAPVVEAAKKAAEGWRAMGLRDRTARMMKFRMLLEQNLEKLANSAAREAGKTIGEARAGVLKGIEVCDFALSVQNLDTGGALEVSRGVTCEFKREPLGVVAGITPFNFPAMVPLWMIPNALTVGNAFILKPSEKVPLTSLLLGELLLEAGVPPGVFSIIHGGKEAVEGILAHPDIQAVGFVGSTAIAKRVYTEGTARGKRVLALGGAKNALIVVPDADPVFTPQAVVDSFTGCAGQRCMAASLMVAVGDVQPIIDEMVRRAASMEVGPGMGALIDKAAQERLEAAIAKAQSEGAKVLLDGRGKKPSGAAWAGGNWMGPTILDHVRPEMESAQKELFGPVISIVRVPTLTAAMELQHASPYGNAASVFTTNGAVAQHVVDNSRAGMVGVNVGVPVPREPFSFGGINDSRFGHGDITGQGGVDFWSYLKKVTRKWTARTDGSWMS; encoded by the coding sequence GTGTCCTACGTCCAGCTTCCTGACAGTCCGATCATTGGCCGCAACCTCGTAGGTGGGGAGTGGGTGACGCCCACGGGCGCCGAGATGCTCGATGTGCGCAGTCCCTATACGGGGGGCGTCATCGGCCGCGTCCCCATGACTTCGGCGGCGGGAGTGGCGCCGGTGGTGGAGGCGGCAAAGAAGGCCGCCGAGGGCTGGCGCGCCATGGGCCTGCGGGACAGGACGGCGCGCATGATGAAGTTCCGCATGCTGCTGGAGCAGAACCTGGAGAAGCTGGCCAACTCGGCGGCGCGCGAGGCGGGCAAGACGATTGGCGAGGCGCGCGCCGGGGTGCTCAAGGGCATCGAGGTGTGTGACTTCGCGCTCTCCGTGCAGAACCTGGACACGGGCGGGGCCCTGGAGGTGAGCCGCGGCGTCACCTGCGAGTTCAAGCGCGAGCCGCTGGGCGTGGTGGCGGGCATCACCCCGTTCAACTTCCCGGCGATGGTGCCGCTGTGGATGATTCCCAACGCGCTCACGGTGGGCAACGCGTTCATCCTCAAGCCTTCCGAGAAGGTGCCGCTCACCTCGCTGCTGCTGGGCGAGCTGCTGCTGGAGGCGGGCGTGCCTCCGGGCGTCTTCTCCATCATCCACGGTGGCAAGGAGGCGGTGGAGGGCATCCTGGCGCACCCGGACATCCAGGCGGTGGGCTTCGTGGGCTCCACGGCGATCGCCAAGCGCGTGTACACGGAGGGCACGGCGCGCGGGAAGCGGGTGCTGGCGCTGGGCGGCGCGAAGAACGCCCTGATTGTCGTGCCGGATGCGGATCCGGTGTTCACGCCGCAGGCGGTGGTGGACTCGTTCACCGGGTGCGCGGGCCAGCGCTGCATGGCGGCCAGCCTGATGGTGGCGGTGGGCGATGTGCAGCCCATCATCGACGAGATGGTGCGGCGCGCAGCCTCGATGGAGGTGGGCCCGGGCATGGGCGCGCTCATCGACAAGGCGGCGCAGGAGCGGCTGGAGGCGGCCATCGCCAAGGCCCAGTCCGAGGGCGCCAAGGTGCTGCTGGACGGGCGCGGCAAGAAGCCCTCGGGGGCGGCGTGGGCGGGCGGCAACTGGATGGGCCCCACCATCCTGGACCACGTGCGTCCGGAGATGGAGTCGGCGCAGAAGGAGCTGTTTGGGCCGGTCATCTCGATTGTGCGCGTGCCCACGCTGACGGCGGCGATGGAGCTGCAGCACGCCTCGCCGTACGGCAACGCGGCCTCGGTGTTCACGACGAACGGCGCGGTGGCGCAGCACGTGGTGGACAACTCCCGGGCGGGCATGGTGGGTGTGAACGTGGGCGTGCCGGTGCCGCGCGAGCCGTTCTCCTTCGGTGGCATCAATGACTCGCGCTTCGGCCACGGGGACATCACCGGCCAGGGCGGCGTGGACTTCTGGAGCTACCTGAAGAAGGTGACGCGCAAGTGGACGGCGCGCACCGATGGCTCGTGGATGAGCTGA